A genomic window from Cucumis melo cultivar AY chromosome 8, USDA_Cmelo_AY_1.0, whole genome shotgun sequence includes:
- the LOC103485000 gene encoding short-chain dehydrogenase RED1, translating into MEFAGKEVVVISGCSDGGIGHSLALAFADQGCLVVATSRSRSSMADLEHDPRFFLQELDVLSDQSVERLTSLVIEKFGRIDILVNNAGVQCIGPIAEVHLSAMQNAFNTNVFGTMRLIQTVVPHMASRRKGKIVNLGSVTVLAPLPWAGAYTASKAAIHSISDCLRMELKPFGIDVINVVPGAIKSNIGNSAIAGFNQMPELKLFKPFEAAILARANASQGPKATPTAEFAKKTVAAILKTKPSPWFSYGGYSTLMAVMYHLPIFLKDLIVEFLSKRFLNSKK; encoded by the exons ATGGAATTCGCCGGGAAAGAAGTGGTTGTCATCTCCGGCTGTTCCGACGGAGGCATAGGCCACTCCCTCGCCCTAGCCTTCGCCGATCAGGGCTGTTTGGTAGTTGCAACCAGCAGGTCCCGCTCCTCAATGGCGGATCTGGAGCACGATCCCAGGTTTTTCTTACAAGAACTCGATGTCCTGTCCGACCAAAGCGTCGAGCGATTAACGTCTCTTGTTATCGAAAAATTCGGTCGAATCGATATTTTGGTGAACAACGCTGGCGTTCAATGTATTGGCCCTATTGCCGAGGTTCATCTTTCCGCTATGCAGAACGCCTTCAATACCAATGTTTTCG GGACTATGAGATTGATTCAAACCGTGGTTCCTCACATGGCATCACGAAGAAAGGGGAAGATTGTGAATTTGGGAAGTGTCACCGTATTGGCGCCTCTTCCATGGGCTGGTGCTTATACCGCATCCAAAGCTGCTATTCATTCCATTTCTGACTGTCTGAG GATGGAGCTCAAGCCCTTTGGAATCGACGTTATCAACGTTGTCCCAGGAGCCATTAAATCAAACATTGGCAACTCTGCCATTGCCGGCTTTAATCAGATGCCCGAGTTGAAGCTATTCAAGCCCTTTGAAGCTGCAATTTTAGCCAGAGCCAATGCCTCGCAAGGCCCTAAAGCCACCCCTACTGCCGAGTTTGCCAAGAAGACGGTCGCCGCCATTCTTAAAACGAAGCCATCTCCTTGGTTCTCTTATGGAGGCTATTCCACCCTCATGGCTGTTATGTACCATTTGCCGATCTTCCTCAAGGACTTAATTGTAGAATTTCTCTCTAAACGATTTTTGAATAGCAAAAAATAG